The Dehalogenimonas sp. 4OHTPN genome window below encodes:
- a CDS encoding MBL fold metallo-hydrolase codes for MIIERLVVGPIESNCYIVADEETKEGIVIDPGADAGKILKRITDRGLKISYIVLTHGHFDHVSAAGPVKTATGAKLLVHQADAASLNDGFLARMAGLAHQKVPPPDVLLKGWEDIAVGSLRFTVLHVPGHTPGGIALYGQDVVFTGDSLFEMGIGRTDLPGGYYGTLIDSLNCRLLALDDCIKVYPGHGPDTTIGAERRGNPFLVNPPQRECSS; via the coding sequence ATGATCATCGAGCGCCTGGTAGTCGGTCCTATAGAATCTAACTGCTACATCGTCGCCGATGAAGAGACTAAAGAGGGCATAGTCATTGACCCCGGCGCCGACGCCGGCAAGATTCTAAAACGCATCACCGATCGGGGATTGAAGATAAGCTACATCGTCCTGACCCACGGCCATTTCGATCACGTCTCGGCGGCGGGCCCGGTCAAGACCGCCACCGGCGCCAAACTCCTGGTCCACCAGGCTGACGCCGCCAGCCTCAACGACGGCTTTTTAGCCCGCATGGCCGGACTGGCGCATCAGAAGGTGCCGCCGCCGGACGTGCTGCTCAAGGGCTGGGAAGACATCGCCGTCGGCAGCCTCCGTTTCACCGTGCTGCACGTGCCGGGTCATACCCCCGGCGGTATCGCCCTCTACGGCCAGGATGTCGTTTTCACCGGCGATTCCCTGTTCGAGATGGGCATCGGCCGCACCGACCTGCCCGGCGGCTACTACGGCACTCTGATTGACAGCCTGAATTGCCGCTTGCTGGCCCTCGATGACTGTATAAAAGTTTACCCCGGCCACGGCCCCGATACCACTATCGGAGCCGAACGCCGGGGCAACCCTTTCCTGGTCAACCCTCCTCAGAGGGAATGTTCATCCTAG